From Venturia canescens isolate UGA chromosome 3, ASM1945775v1, whole genome shotgun sequence:
GATAATTCTGTAAAAAGTAAGATTTATGAATTATTCAGTATTTGCATGAACCTACACAAACCAAAAATAGTCAATCTCTTGTTTTGAAAACatatatgaaatataaaatataaatttatttctgtCATCAAAGCATGAACTAAGTTCATTTCAATAATGTCTTGGATCGGTGGAAAATTACCTCATCGTTGGAGAGTATGATATGGCTTCGATCTATTCTTTCGTATCCTCCGGTATATTGCCAGAGATGAAGAGCTTGATCCAAATCTCCAACTTGGACGTTCCACGAAGCAACCAATTCGCAGTTCAGATCCGACTTCTTGGAATGAATGAGGTTAACATGTTCCTCgctgcaataaaaaattatgaatcaatgaaacaaacattatatctgaaatatattttaatgactaaaacatttgaagttgaaagaaaaaaaattccagtcGACCACTGTTTTCTAttgctttttttcataattttcagaaaaatgaaaaatcaatggaCCTAAGAATTTCTGTGAAGATGCAAAGAacagtttatatatatatatagctaaaacaaatgaaaaaagttttcaacgtttttgatGAGTTAATGAAtgcaaaattttcagaaaatttgGGTATAGATTGAGCCTGTATTTTTTATGCTACTCTTATGCTATCCTGGAAAATCatagattttgatgaaatctttTTTAGAAATTGTCAAAACATTTTTACCGAATGGCGACTGATATAATAACAAGAAATTGTGAAATGCATGAGAGCAACAATGAAACGAGTCCCAAAAAAAAGAAGTAGCGATAAACAGCGACAATTGCGTCGATGACGAACGTAGCCCCAAGGTCATGACACAAATATAGAACTCACTAATTCTTAAGATATTTGTCGATGGAATCTGGCCGAATATTGTGAGTGTGAAGTGCCCAGATAACTTCTTTATCGGACAACATACGAGAGTGAGATTCCTTGGTTGGTTCAAGTTTTCTAACACCTAATTTGCTCAGCCATCCCTCGCTGCTGTCTTGCCGTTCCGACGACCTTGCCACGAATCTACGAGCCCGAatggaaaacaaaacaaaagcgTTGTACGTCTTTAAAACACTACTAATCTTGAATGGAGATGaaacaaatatttcttttcgaataaacgtaaatcttaaaattttaaagttcttaCCGGCACGCAGTGAGAATCGGCAAATTCGATTTGCCGATCACCGGCACCGAAACTCCGAACTTTCTTCCAAGAACAGCGGCCATTCTtattggaaggaaaaaaaaacaacccaCACCTCACGAGACTTTGtccaatcaaatttttatctttatcaagcgacagagagagaggagaataAACTATATGAATTGATGCGCTCACTTGTTTCTCTACTTGTTTTCTCCACAATTCTCTCCGTCAACAGATGAGAATATGCTCCGCGTAATCTCAATACGCGAGAAGCCATTACTATCTCATACGCTCTAATCTACATCCCTACTTTTTCTCTCCACTCGGTGGTGTACCACTGCGACAACGTGTAGAGTATTTACATCGTATGTACATACACAGCATTTAAAGAACACCCACCCGATATCCCTTCGATAGTCTCTGACCTCCTCCGATTCTGCGCAATTCACTGTGCATCGTTAAAACCCGCGAAAATATTGTAAACAATGCCAATTCTAATGCAACATGTTTTTTACCcggttttttttcgagaagtACTAAAAACAACAATTAGCACTTCAAGTTTATTTTGAcagtttctccgaaattttaatttatttcagtGCATTCCAGTTATTTCAACGAAAACACTATATATTGCAACAAAAACATAACCTTAAATCTTTCAACTGATCATTCGGATCTAAGAACCAACggataagtttcaaaaaaagaaCTGGTTACGTGAATTCCAAAATAATTATTCCGCGACCCAAAcggtttttctctctttgtttTCGCAAAAATTACATATCAAAGTGTCAtcataaacaaaaatgaaacgcTCTCTGGATTTCCAACTTATCGACAGATGaactaaatttaaaaaaaattaaatcgttCCCGTGATTTattcttttaattttcttatatatttatacaacacgtaaagaaaaacaaaaatacgttTAATAATTTCATAGAATATGCATAAAAAACTTTGAGGTAGGCTCATGGccatctattttattttttaaaaggtGAAGAACATGTCGGTAAAAACGTGTGGAACAAAACCTTCGAACAAAACGCAACAAGTCTGAACAAGTATAAAACAGTCGAACGCAAAATCAAATGTCAACATGGACCTCGTGGTGTTGTGATATTCGAAACGCAAATTACCACGCGATAAAGGGAAACCATCGGGAAAATCATCAATTAAGATTCCCAGATGGATCGAAGAAAGTTAAAATCACGAAGTGGTTTGTTAGGGCCTATGCATCGATCTACAGATTCACAAACCTCAAAGGAAACGGCAGGGTCATTGTCAGGTTCGTCTCGTGCATCCTCGTTCAAAGGATCGCAAAGAGTTTCGAATACTGAAATGCTTCGTCGGAAAACGCAATCAGCTTCGAACCTTCCAAACACGACAGAAGAGACCAAAAAAACACCACCGAAAAATACAAGCCCcgataaaaaattagaaatgaCTCGTAAAACGAGAAGATCTGGAGGAAAGAGATCGTACGACGATGAAACAGTGACCGAAAAAGTTTCGAGTCCTTTGAAACTTGTTCGTACAGAAGCTCCTGCCAGCCCTATCACCAAACGTCGAAAAATGGCTTCAAAAATAACAGAAGAAGTTTCCCCAAACGAGACAAAATCATCGGAGGAAAAGTTGCTTAgtaaacggaaaaaaatcatccgcAGAGTTTCGGACAGCGAAAGTGATCAAGAAAATATCACAGAATCTGCCAGTCCCCTCAAATTGAGACGACTCGATCCAAAACTTGGGAGCCAGAGAATTGAGAGTCCAAAAGCCATGGAAAAGGGACATTCACAGCTCAGTAGAACTTCTCAGCTGTCTTTAAAACGCAGTACCCAAAGAGAAAGCAATATAAGCCGCTTGAAGAAATTAACGTCGCCTGCAAAACAACcagaaaaaacaacgaatccGTTATCACCCATAAAAAGAACTGGTCCAACCAATGGCAATAAATTGGAAgactttttcaaaagatctGGCATTTCTTTCAGTCATAATGATGAGCCTCATCAATTAGGTAGTTtgaaagtttaatttttttaatttttacttattttatttctaaaatctgaacttttttggaaaattctctCTCACAACCTTCGTTTTCATCTCCGATATGCTGTCGAATCCATTTCTTAAAAATACTTTGCTACTTTCTAGGATCTTCGAAGCTTATTcttcatttataaaaattatcaacattgttttttcaacttttgtgCTAATACATTTGTCAGTAAAAGAAATTTAGCATTGAAAACTTGACtcatttcaataattctaCAAAAGACGGAAGGTCACTTCTCacataaaatatttgattcaTCAATGACATTGATCTTTTTGCTTTTCCAGACGATAATCCagcgataataataaaaaagatgaTTGAACTATTAGGGACGGGTGGATTTAAACGAGAGGAGATAGTGGATTTGTGGAGAGTGTACATAAGCGACggagataatttgaaaaaaggttTAAATGACATGATGATCGTGAACAGTCAGTCAACCAAGGGagcaacgaatttttccctcGTTAAAATAATTCTCCAAATACCTCAACTGCAAACAGCGGTAATGGATGACTTATTGCAGAAATTGACGGATGCAGTTTTGATGGCAGATTCTATGGACGATGTGCCATGGGCGACTCTGTTGTTGcaacaatttcgttttctgGAAGTGGTAGTTGAGACGGATTCGTATACTGTTAAACTCGAGAACCTGTTGGAGAATTGTCCAACTTGGTTCCAACGTGAGTTCATATCAGTTTTGCCAGATATTGTGATCGATGTACAACATCATGCGATTGCTGAAATGTTAAGTAAATTGATGGAATCCAACGTTGAACTGTCAAGTGTAATACTCGATTGCATTACGAATTTAACCTTGGGTAAAGAATATCTTGAAGAGCTcagagaaaaaattctcaactcACTGAAAAACAATTTAGTCATTGGAAGGGTACCTGCAATGGCTAAGTTCGTATTGTACCAATGCCCGACGGTGGGAATCTGTGAGAAAGCATTGAATGTGCTGAAATCCTTGGATTTGCAGCCTCTGGCAGGTGAGAACGATGATgaatatttcacgaatcaaAGGCTGCTGGTGAACGAATTGAGATCGGCTATTAAATTGACAAAGTTAATGTCAAAAGCAGCAACAAACGTGATTAAAAAAACAGATGATCCACCCAAGCCTCTGGATCTTATTATTCTCTTGCTCACATACTTGGATgtaacaacgaaaaaaaaatccgaaacCACATTGAAGCAACACGTGAAAACAGGGTTTTACCGATCAAGTTTGCTGATATCTCTCTACCAGGATTACAAAGAAGTCGCCAAAGAATTGCAGTCGGAAGCGCTACAATTGGCGAGCAATCTTCTGAAATCGGAAGACCGAGCTTACGCGGACTTTGCCACCGAATGGTTCAAATCCCAATTCGTTAGTCAACGCGACACGATTTACAAGCAGCGTGAAATCATCGAGAAACTGGTACTCCTCATGGGAAACAACGACCAAACGGGGAAAGGAGCCTTAGAAATTGTACGAAGGATGACAGAGAGCGAGGACGAAATGAAGTATCTTCAGGCCCACTGCAACCACCTCAGAATATTATTGGACAAAATAGATAATTTCGATCTCCAGGAAGTAGCAACGTTGAACGATTTGTTACACGCTCTTTGCACCAGCGACGATT
This genomic window contains:
- the Nipsnap gene encoding protein NipSnap, producing MAAVLGRKFGVSVPVIGKSNLPILTACRFVARSSERQDSSEGWLSKLGVRKLEPTKESHSRMLSDKEVIWALHTHNIRPDSIDKYLKNYEEHVNLIHSKKSDLNCELVASWNVQVGDLDQALHLWQYTGGYERIDRSHIILSNDENYQKLLRERGNYLRSRHLQYLLAFSYWPPIVKREGKNIYEIRSYRLRPGTMIEWGNNWARAINYRRNNDEAFAGYFSQIGRLYNVHHIWCYKDLQSRKETRESAWRSPGWDECVAYTVPLIREMHSRILSPTSFSPTQ